From a region of the Bradyrhizobium manausense genome:
- a CDS encoding acetolactate synthase 3 large subunit, which translates to MSDKSHDPNQMTGAAMIVRALIDHGVTDIFGYPGGAVLPIYDEIFQQSEVQHILVRHEQGAGHAAEGYARSTGRPGVALVTSGPGATNMVTPLTDALMDSIPLVCISGQVPTHLIGNDAFQECDTVGITRPCTKHNWLVRDVNDLAKVLHEAFYVATTGRPGPVLVDVPKDVQFATGTYHPPRKSDVHRSYAPRVKGDAAQIRKAVSLLASAKRPVIYSGGGVINSGPEATKLLRELVEVTGFPITSTLMGLGAYPASGKNWLGMLGMHGTYEANMTMHDCDVMLCVGARFDDRITGRVDAFSPNSKKIHIDIDPSSINKNIRVDVPIIGDCGNILGDILQVFKAEAKKPDVKAWWQQIAQWRARNSLYYKKSNDVILPQHAIQSLFEATRGKDTYITTEVGQHQMWAAQFFGFEEPHRWMTSGGLGTMGYGLPAAVGVQVAHPDSLVIDIAGDASVQMTMQEMSTAVQYELPIKIFILNNQYMGMVRQWQQLLHGNRLSHSYSEALPDFVKLAEAYGGVGIQVHKPSDLDGAIQEMISVKRPVLFDCRVAALENCFPMIPSGKAHNEMLLPEQANDEATAKAFAGGKALV; encoded by the coding sequence ATGAGCGACAAGAGCCACGATCCGAACCAGATGACCGGCGCCGCGATGATCGTCCGCGCGCTCATCGATCATGGCGTGACCGACATTTTCGGCTATCCCGGCGGCGCCGTGCTTCCGATCTACGATGAAATCTTTCAACAGAGCGAAGTCCAGCACATCCTGGTTCGTCACGAGCAGGGCGCGGGCCATGCTGCCGAGGGCTATGCCCGCTCGACCGGCAGGCCGGGCGTTGCGCTGGTGACCTCCGGCCCCGGTGCCACCAACATGGTGACGCCGCTGACCGACGCGCTGATGGATTCGATCCCGCTGGTCTGCATCTCCGGCCAGGTGCCGACGCATCTGATCGGCAATGACGCTTTCCAGGAATGCGACACGGTCGGCATCACGCGGCCCTGCACCAAGCACAATTGGCTGGTGCGTGACGTCAACGATCTCGCCAAGGTGCTGCACGAGGCGTTCTACGTTGCGACCACGGGCCGCCCGGGCCCGGTGCTGGTCGACGTTCCCAAGGACGTGCAGTTCGCGACCGGCACCTATCATCCGCCGCGCAAATCCGACGTGCACCGCTCCTACGCGCCGCGCGTGAAGGGCGATGCGGCACAAATCCGCAAGGCCGTGTCGCTGCTCGCGAGCGCCAAGCGTCCGGTGATCTATAGCGGTGGTGGCGTCATCAATTCCGGCCCTGAGGCCACCAAGCTGCTGCGCGAGCTGGTCGAGGTCACGGGCTTCCCGATCACGTCCACGCTGATGGGCCTGGGGGCATATCCGGCGTCGGGCAAGAACTGGCTCGGCATGCTCGGCATGCACGGCACCTACGAAGCCAACATGACCATGCATGATTGCGACGTCATGCTGTGCGTCGGCGCGCGCTTCGACGACCGTATCACCGGCCGTGTCGACGCGTTCTCGCCGAACTCGAAGAAGATCCATATCGACATCGACCCGTCGTCGATCAACAAGAACATCCGCGTCGACGTGCCGATCATCGGCGATTGCGGCAACATCCTCGGCGACATCCTGCAGGTGTTCAAGGCCGAGGCGAAGAAACCTGACGTCAAGGCCTGGTGGCAGCAGATCGCGCAGTGGCGCGCCCGCAACTCGCTCTATTACAAGAAGAGCAACGACGTCATCCTGCCGCAGCATGCGATCCAGAGCCTGTTCGAGGCGACGCGAGGCAAGGACACCTACATCACGACCGAGGTCGGTCAGCACCAGATGTGGGCGGCGCAGTTCTTCGGCTTCGAGGAGCCGCATCGCTGGATGACGTCGGGTGGTCTCGGCACCATGGGCTATGGCCTGCCGGCCGCGGTCGGCGTGCAGGTCGCCCATCCCGACAGCCTCGTCATCGACATCGCGGGCGATGCCTCGGTGCAGATGACGATGCAGGAGATGTCGACGGCGGTTCAGTACGAGCTGCCGATCAAGATCTTCATCCTGAACAACCAGTACATGGGCATGGTGCGCCAGTGGCAGCAATTGCTCCACGGCAACCGGCTGTCGCACTCCTACTCGGAGGCGCTGCCGGATTTCGTCAAGCTCGCGGAAGCGTATGGTGGCGTCGGCATCCAGGTGCATAAGCCGTCGGATCTCGACGGCGCCATCCAGGAGATGATCTCGGTCAAGCGCCCGGTGCTGTTCGACTGCCGCGTTGCCGCGCTGGAAAACTGCTTCCCGATGATCCCCTCCGGAAAGGCGCACAACGAGATGCTGCTGCCCGAGCAGGCCAACGACGAGGCTACGGCCAAGGCGTTCGCCGGCGGCAAGGCACTGGTGTGA
- the miaA gene encoding tRNA (adenosine(37)-N6)-dimethylallyltransferase MiaA: MSERHPIKAVLIAGPTASGKSALALELASRAGGTIINADSMQVYRDLRIITARPTPDEEARVPHSLYGHVDAAVNFSAGAWVADAAKTLEEAEADGRLPIFVGGTGLYFKALTAGLSAVPSIPAEVREDVRARLERNGVEALHAELARRDRRAAERLNLRDRTRIARALEVIEATGRSLLDWHNEGQPPLLPKNSFRAVFLAPERDELYARIDARFDAMIGAGALREVERLATRGLDPLLPAMKAHGVPALIRHLRGEHSLEEAATIGRADTRHYAKRQFTWFRHQLPEFEWVTPEAARGWLENGVRDPG; the protein is encoded by the coding sequence GTGAGCGAGAGGCATCCGATCAAGGCCGTGCTTATCGCAGGCCCGACCGCCAGCGGCAAGTCGGCGCTGGCGCTCGAGCTTGCCTCGCGCGCGGGCGGCACAATCATCAATGCCGATTCCATGCAGGTCTATCGTGACCTCCGGATCATCACGGCGCGTCCCACGCCGGATGAGGAGGCACGCGTTCCGCATAGCCTCTACGGCCATGTCGATGCGGCCGTGAATTTCTCGGCCGGCGCCTGGGTTGCTGATGCCGCAAAGACGCTGGAAGAGGCGGAGGCGGACGGCCGCCTGCCGATCTTTGTCGGCGGCACCGGGCTCTATTTCAAGGCGCTGACGGCGGGTCTCTCGGCGGTGCCCTCGATCCCGGCCGAGGTGCGCGAGGATGTGCGCGCGCGGCTGGAGCGGAACGGCGTCGAGGCACTGCATGCTGAACTTGCGCGCCGTGATCGGCGTGCGGCGGAGCGATTGAATTTGCGCGACCGCACGCGGATCGCACGTGCGCTCGAAGTGATCGAGGCGACCGGCCGTTCGCTGCTCGACTGGCACAATGAGGGCCAGCCGCCGTTACTACCCAAGAACAGCTTTCGCGCGGTGTTCCTCGCGCCTGAGCGCGACGAACTCTATGCCCGTATCGACGCGCGTTTCGACGCCATGATTGGCGCCGGCGCCTTGAGAGAGGTCGAGCGGCTCGCTACCCGCGGTCTCGACCCGCTGCTGCCGGCCATGAAGGCTCACGGCGTGCCGGCCCTGATCCGGCATCTGCGTGGTGAGCACAGCCTTGAGGAGGCCGCCACCATCGGCCGGGCCGACACCCGTCACTACGCCAAGCGGCAATTCACCTGGTTCAGGCACCAATTGCCCGAATTCGAATGGGTGACGCCGGAGGCGGCAAGGGGATGGCTTGAAAACGGGGTCCGGGATCCCGGTTGA
- the hflK gene encoding FtsH protease activity modulator HflK: MPWKNQGGGPWGSGPKGPWGTGPQPVGPRPPDLEDLLRRGQDRLQQIMPGGYFSGIGITLILLIVVALWLLSGFFRVQSEEQGVVLRFGKHVRTVDPGLNYHLPYPIETVLLPKALRVSTISIGMTLIDDPARRGRSIRDVPEESLMLTGDENIVDVDFTVLWRIKPNGVGNFLFNIQNPEGTVKAVAESAMREVIGRSDIQPILTGARTQTETTVQDLMQKTLDGYGAGIQITQVQMQKVDPPAQVIDAFRDVQAARANLEQLSNEAQTYANKVVPEARGRAAKIQQDAEGYKEQAVAEAKGQSARFLKVYEEYKKAPDVTRERIYLETMERVLGGSDKLIYDGGPSGQGVVPYLPLSELSTKKPPTTGQLPSGGTR; the protein is encoded by the coding sequence ATGCCGTGGAAGAATCAGGGCGGTGGCCCGTGGGGCTCGGGTCCGAAAGGACCTTGGGGCACAGGCCCGCAACCGGTCGGGCCGAGGCCGCCGGATCTGGAAGACCTTCTGCGGCGTGGCCAGGACCGGCTCCAGCAGATCATGCCGGGCGGCTATTTCTCCGGAATCGGCATCACGCTGATCCTGCTCATCGTCGTCGCGCTCTGGCTGCTGTCGGGCTTCTTCCGCGTGCAGTCGGAAGAGCAGGGCGTCGTGCTGCGCTTCGGCAAGCATGTGCGTACCGTTGACCCCGGACTGAACTATCATCTGCCCTATCCGATCGAGACCGTGCTGCTGCCGAAGGCTCTGCGCGTGTCGACCATTTCCATCGGCATGACGCTGATCGACGATCCGGCCCGTCGCGGCCGCTCGATCCGTGACGTACCGGAAGAGAGCCTGATGCTCACCGGTGACGAGAACATCGTCGATGTCGACTTCACCGTGCTGTGGCGCATCAAGCCCAACGGTGTCGGCAACTTCCTGTTCAACATCCAGAATCCCGAGGGCACCGTGAAGGCGGTGGCCGAGAGCGCGATGCGCGAAGTGATCGGCCGCTCCGACATCCAGCCGATCCTGACCGGCGCGCGGACGCAGACCGAGACCACCGTGCAGGATCTGATGCAGAAGACGCTCGATGGCTATGGTGCCGGCATCCAGATCACCCAGGTGCAGATGCAGAAGGTCGATCCCCCGGCGCAGGTGATCGATGCGTTCCGCGACGTGCAGGCGGCGCGTGCCAATCTCGAGCAGTTGTCGAACGAAGCGCAGACTTATGCCAACAAGGTCGTGCCGGAAGCACGGGGCCGGGCAGCCAAGATCCAGCAAGATGCCGAGGGCTACAAGGAACAGGCGGTCGCCGAGGCCAAGGGCCAGAGCGCACGCTTCCTGAAGGTCTACGAGGAATACAAGAAGGCACCCGACGTGACGCGTGAACGTATCTATCTGGAGACGATGGAGCGCGTGCTCGGCGGCTCGGACAAGCTGATCTACGACGGAGGCCCTTCGGGCCAGGGTGTCGTGCCCTATTTGCCGCTCAGTGAATTGTCGACCAAGAAGCCCCCGACAACGGGCCAGTTGCCGAGCGGAGGCACGAGATGA
- a CDS encoding Do family serine endopeptidase produces MTAATIVPTRLRQHARLGVRFGLAALALSAFSVFGSPAQARGPEGIADVAEKVIDAVVNISTSQTVEAKGGGSNTMPQLPPGSPFEEFFDDFFKNRKGPGGGSKGGDNGSGPPRKTNSLGSGFIIDTSGVVVTNNHVIADADEINVILNDGTKIKAELVGVDKKTDLAVLKFKPPKPLVSVKFGDSDKLRLGDWVVAIGNPFSLGGTVTAGIVSAKNRDISSGPYDSYIQTDAAINRGNSGGPLFNLEGDVIGVNTLIISPSGGSIGIGFAVPSKTVAGVVDQLRQFGELRRGWLGVRIQSVTDEIAESLNIKPARGALVAGIDDKGPAKPAGIEPGDVVVKFDGKDVKDPKDLSRVVADTAVGKEVDVVIIRKGEEQTKKVTLGRLQDPEKVQTAVKTDEPPPEKPVTQKALGLDLAVLNKDLRTRYKIKDTVKGVVVTNVEANSDAAEKRLSAGDVIVEVAQEAVSSGADVQKRVDQIKKDGKKSALLLVSNGDGELRFVALSVQ; encoded by the coding sequence ATGACCGCTGCCACCATTGTCCCGACCCGCTTGCGCCAACATGCGCGACTTGGCGTCCGATTTGGGCTGGCCGCGCTCGCGCTCAGTGCCTTCAGCGTGTTCGGCTCGCCGGCGCAAGCGCGTGGACCGGAGGGCATTGCCGACGTCGCCGAGAAGGTGATCGACGCTGTCGTCAACATCTCAACGTCGCAGACGGTCGAAGCCAAGGGCGGCGGCAGCAACACCATGCCGCAACTGCCGCCTGGCTCGCCGTTCGAGGAATTCTTCGACGACTTCTTCAAGAACCGCAAAGGTCCCGGTGGCGGCAGCAAGGGCGGCGACAACGGCAGCGGCCCGCCGCGCAAGACCAATTCGCTCGGCTCGGGCTTCATCATCGACACCTCCGGCGTCGTCGTGACCAACAATCACGTCATCGCCGATGCCGACGAGATCAACGTCATCCTCAACGACGGCACCAAGATCAAGGCCGAGCTCGTTGGTGTCGACAAGAAGACCGACTTGGCCGTCCTGAAGTTCAAGCCGCCTAAGCCGCTTGTTTCGGTGAAATTCGGCGACTCCGACAAGCTGCGTCTCGGTGACTGGGTGGTCGCGATCGGCAACCCGTTCAGCCTTGGCGGAACCGTGACCGCGGGTATCGTCTCGGCCAAGAACCGCGACATCTCCTCAGGCCCCTATGACAGCTACATCCAGACCGATGCGGCCATCAATCGCGGCAATTCCGGCGGCCCGCTGTTCAACCTCGAAGGCGACGTCATCGGCGTCAACACCCTGATCATCTCGCCCTCAGGCGGCTCGATCGGCATCGGCTTTGCCGTGCCGTCGAAGACGGTCGCGGGCGTCGTCGACCAGCTCCGCCAGTTCGGCGAATTGCGCCGTGGCTGGCTTGGCGTGCGCATCCAGAGCGTCACCGACGAGATCGCCGAGAGCCTCAACATCAAGCCGGCGCGCGGCGCGCTGGTGGCCGGCATCGATGACAAGGGCCCGGCGAAGCCCGCCGGCATCGAGCCGGGCGACGTCGTCGTCAAGTTCGACGGCAAGGACGTCAAGGACCCGAAGGACCTGTCTCGCGTCGTTGCCGACACCGCGGTCGGCAAGGAGGTCGACGTCGTCATCATCCGCAAGGGCGAGGAGCAGACCAAGAAGGTCACGCTTGGCCGCCTGCAGGATCCCGAGAAGGTACAGACCGCGGTGAAGACCGACGAGCCGCCGCCGGAGAAGCCGGTGACGCAGAAGGCGCTCGGCCTCGATCTCGCCGTGCTGAACAAGGATCTGCGCACGCGTTACAAGATCAAGGACACCGTCAAGGGTGTGGTCGTCACCAATGTCGAGGCCAATTCGGACGCCGCCGAGAAGCGGCTCTCCGCCGGCGACGTCATCGTCGAGGTCGCGCAGGAAGCAGTCTCCAGCGGCGCCGACGTGCAGAAGCGCGTCGACCAGATCAAGAAGGACGGCAAGAAGTCGGCGCTGTTGCTGGTGTCGAACGGCGACGGCGAGCTGCGCTTCGTGGCGCTGAGCGTGCAGTAG
- a CDS encoding tripartite tricarboxylate transporter substrate-binding protein, with amino-acid sequence MTSVRALTGACAAMLASLCGFVAPSEAQTYPTRSITMVVPFAAGGPTDVISRIVTGHMAQTLGQSIIIENVVGAGGTTATTRAARATNDGYTLITGHMGTHAASVPLYPKLAYHPEKDFEPIALLAGTPILILARKDFPPKDLKEFVTYVKANAEKVNAAHAGIGSVSHVSCELLHSILDVKPVSVPFNGTGPAMNALVAGQIDYMCDQIVNAVPQINAGTIKAYAIATPARNPSLPNVPTTTEAGLPTFQAQAWNAMFAPKGTSPAILASLNAAVAKALDDEVVKKRLLELGSVIPDAAGRTPEALASLVKSEIAKWTPVLKPAS; translated from the coding sequence ATGACGTCTGTTCGCGCGCTCACGGGCGCATGTGCCGCCATGCTCGCATCGCTGTGCGGCTTTGTCGCGCCGAGCGAAGCGCAGACCTATCCGACGCGCAGCATCACCATGGTCGTGCCGTTCGCGGCCGGCGGCCCGACCGATGTGATTTCGCGCATCGTCACCGGCCACATGGCGCAGACGCTCGGCCAGAGCATCATCATCGAGAACGTGGTTGGCGCCGGCGGCACTACCGCGACCACGCGCGCGGCGCGGGCGACCAATGACGGTTATACGCTGATCACCGGGCACATGGGCACGCACGCCGCCTCCGTGCCGCTCTATCCGAAGCTCGCCTATCATCCCGAGAAGGACTTCGAGCCGATCGCGCTGCTCGCGGGCACGCCGATCCTGATCCTGGCGCGCAAGGATTTCCCGCCGAAGGATCTGAAGGAGTTCGTGACTTACGTGAAGGCCAACGCCGAGAAGGTGAACGCGGCGCATGCCGGCATCGGCTCTGTCTCGCACGTGTCCTGCGAACTCCTGCACTCCATCCTTGACGTCAAGCCGGTGAGCGTACCCTTCAACGGCACAGGACCCGCGATGAACGCACTGGTCGCAGGTCAAATCGACTACATGTGCGACCAGATCGTCAACGCGGTGCCGCAGATCAACGCCGGCACCATCAAGGCCTATGCAATCGCAACGCCGGCGCGCAATCCGTCGCTGCCGAACGTGCCGACCACCACCGAAGCCGGCCTGCCGACATTTCAGGCCCAGGCCTGGAACGCGATGTTTGCGCCCAAGGGTACCTCGCCCGCGATCCTTGCGAGCCTGAACGCGGCCGTCGCCAAGGCGCTCGACGACGAGGTCGTGAAGAAGCGCCTGTTGGAGCTCGGTAGCGTCATTCCGGATGCTGCGGGCCGAACGCCCGAGGCGCTCGCCAGCCTGGTCAAATCCGAGATCGCGAAGTGGACCCCGGTGCTCAAGCCGGCAAGTTAA
- a CDS encoding DUF2065 domain-containing protein translates to MRSIAFADFLIGLGILFVLEGLMFAASPNWMRKAMKSAIATPDNILRAVGIGSAVVGLILIWVIRRPI, encoded by the coding sequence ATGAGGTCCATTGCGTTCGCCGACTTCCTCATCGGCTTAGGCATCCTGTTTGTGCTGGAAGGCTTGATGTTCGCGGCAAGTCCGAACTGGATGCGCAAAGCCATGAAGAGCGCCATCGCCACGCCGGACAACATCCTGCGGGCTGTCGGGATCGGCTCGGCTGTGGTCGGCCTGATCCTGATCTGGGTGATACGGCGCCCGATCTAG
- a CDS encoding thymidylate synthase, whose product MHQYQDLLERILSDGAEKTDRTGTGTLSVFGHQMRFNLSAGFPMLTTKRLPLKAIVHELLWFLKGDTNIKYLKDNGVTIWDEWADANGDLGPVYGHQWRSWPAPDGRSIDQITDVVDMIKRNPDSRRLIVSAWNPAEVDKMALPPCHCLFQFYVANGKLSCQLYQRSADVFLGVPFNIASYALLTMMVAQVTGLKPGDFVHSFGDTHLYSNHLEQARLQLARAPRALPVMRINPDVKDIFSFGYEDFELVGYDPHPHIKAAVAV is encoded by the coding sequence ATGCACCAGTATCAGGACCTGCTCGAGCGGATTCTATCAGACGGCGCCGAGAAGACCGACCGGACCGGTACCGGCACGCTGTCGGTGTTCGGCCACCAGATGCGCTTCAATCTGTCCGCGGGCTTCCCGATGCTGACCACCAAGCGGCTGCCGCTGAAGGCGATCGTGCATGAGCTGCTGTGGTTCCTGAAGGGTGACACCAACATCAAATATCTCAAGGACAACGGCGTCACCATCTGGGACGAGTGGGCGGATGCCAATGGCGATCTTGGCCCGGTCTACGGCCATCAATGGCGCTCCTGGCCGGCGCCGGACGGACGCAGCATCGACCAGATCACTGACGTCGTCGACATGATCAAGCGCAATCCGGACTCGCGCCGCCTGATCGTCTCGGCCTGGAATCCGGCCGAAGTCGACAAGATGGCGCTGCCGCCGTGTCACTGCCTGTTCCAGTTCTACGTCGCCAACGGCAAGCTGTCGTGCCAGCTCTATCAGCGCTCGGCCGACGTGTTCCTCGGCGTGCCCTTCAACATCGCATCGTATGCGCTGCTCACCATGATGGTGGCGCAGGTCACCGGCCTGAAGCCCGGCGACTTCGTGCATTCGTTCGGCGACACCCATCTCTATTCCAACCATCTGGAGCAGGCGCGGCTCCAGCTTGCGCGTGCACCCCGTGCGCTGCCGGTGATGCGGATCAATCCTGACGTGAAGGACATCTTCTCCTTCGGCTACGAGGATTTCGAGCTCGTCGGCTACGATCCGCATCCGCATATCAAGGCGGCAGTCGCGGTCTGA
- the serB gene encoding phosphoserine phosphatase SerB: MSLVATLICNPANPALDSTIVDGARAVLPQAAPAHWLFDGVAVDIPFGADSNLEGDRHAIEQRLRELRRDLPIDIVVQPVGFRRKKLFLADMDSTMIGQECIDELADLVGMKAHVAGITERAMRGEIEFEPALRERVALLKDLPANVVDEVLAKRITLTPGGRELVATMRAHGAYTCLVSGGFTLFTSAVAAKIGFQENRANELVVRDGKFTGEVKEPILGRAAKLATLVDLMESFDLDDIDSVVVGDGANDLAMIQAAGLGVAYHAKPAVAAAAAARIDHGDLTALLYAQGYRRDEFVEG; encoded by the coding sequence ATGTCCCTCGTCGCCACGCTGATCTGCAATCCCGCCAATCCCGCGCTCGACTCTACGATAGTCGACGGCGCCCGCGCCGTGCTGCCGCAGGCCGCGCCCGCGCACTGGCTGTTCGACGGGGTTGCTGTCGACATTCCCTTCGGCGCCGACAGTAACCTCGAAGGCGACCGCCACGCCATCGAACAGCGGCTGCGCGAGCTGCGCCGCGACCTGCCCATCGACATCGTCGTGCAGCCTGTTGGCTTCCGGCGCAAGAAGCTTTTTCTCGCTGACATGGATTCCACCATGATCGGCCAGGAATGCATCGACGAGCTAGCCGATCTCGTCGGAATGAAGGCCCATGTGGCTGGCATCACCGAACGGGCGATGCGCGGCGAGATCGAGTTCGAGCCGGCGCTGCGCGAGCGCGTCGCGCTGCTGAAGGACCTCCCCGCCAACGTCGTCGACGAGGTGCTGGCCAAGCGCATCACGCTGACCCCGGGCGGCCGCGAACTGGTCGCGACCATGCGCGCCCACGGCGCCTACACCTGCCTCGTCTCCGGCGGCTTCACGCTGTTCACGAGCGCGGTCGCAGCAAAGATCGGCTTCCAGGAGAACCGCGCCAACGAGCTCGTCGTGCGCGACGGCAAATTCACCGGCGAGGTGAAAGAGCCGATCCTCGGCCGTGCCGCCAAGCTCGCGACGCTGGTGGATCTGATGGAGTCGTTCGATCTCGACGATATCGACTCGGTCGTCGTCGGCGACGGCGCCAATGATCTGGCGATGATCCAGGCCGCGGGACTGGGCGTGGCATATCATGCCAAGCCGGCCGTCGCCGCTGCAGCGGCTGCACGGATCGACCACGGTGATCTCACCGCGCTGCTGTACGCACAGGGCTATCGGCGGGACGAGTTTGTTGAAGGATAA
- a CDS encoding GNAT family N-acetyltransferase, with translation MSLSIRRARPGEAGLVLDFVRELAEYEKLSHEVEATESDIADALFGGDPRLFCAVAEWSGEPVGFAVWFLNFSTFSGRHGIYLEDLYVRPSHRGKGLGRALLTYLAKECVDNGWSRLQWSVLDWNSPSIAFYKSLGAVMLDDWTLCRVSGPALTRLAGSAS, from the coding sequence ATGTCGCTCAGCATTCGCCGCGCGCGTCCTGGCGAAGCGGGGCTCGTACTTGATTTTGTCCGTGAGCTCGCCGAGTACGAAAAGCTCTCGCATGAGGTCGAGGCGACCGAGAGTGACATTGCGGACGCTCTGTTCGGCGGCGATCCCAGGCTCTTTTGCGCGGTTGCGGAGTGGAGCGGCGAACCGGTCGGCTTCGCGGTCTGGTTCCTGAATTTCTCCACCTTCAGCGGCCGCCACGGCATCTATCTCGAAGATCTCTATGTGCGGCCATCGCATCGGGGCAAAGGTCTCGGCAGGGCGCTGCTGACCTATCTCGCGAAGGAATGCGTCGACAACGGCTGGTCGCGCCTGCAATGGTCGGTGCTCGACTGGAACTCGCCGTCGATTGCGTTCTACAAATCGCTAGGCGCGGTGATGCTGGATGACTGGACGCTGTGCCGCGTATCTGGTCCCGCACTGACACGACTTGCGGGGAGCGCGTCCTGA
- the hflC gene encoding protease modulator HflC, which yields MRSPVTGIVALLAALLVVIVGYMSLFTVQQTEQTIVLQFGAPVDVVTDPGLHFKAPWNSVINIDKRILDLENPSQEVIASDQKRLVVDAFARYRIKDALRFYQSVGSIQAANLQLTSLLNAALRRVLGEVNFITVVRDEREKLMGRIREQLDREAGGYGIEVVDVRIRRADLPEQNSQAVYDRMKSERQREAAEFRAQGGQKAQEIRSKADRDVTVIIAEANSQAEQTRGIGDAERNRLFAEAYGKDADFFAFYRSMTAYESGLKPNDTRFLLRPDSDFFRYFGNPSGKTAAETPAKP from the coding sequence ATGAGGTCTCCCGTTACAGGTATCGTCGCCCTGCTTGCGGCGCTTCTGGTCGTGATCGTCGGCTACATGTCGTTGTTCACGGTGCAGCAGACCGAGCAGACCATCGTGCTGCAATTCGGTGCGCCGGTCGACGTCGTCACTGATCCCGGGCTGCACTTCAAGGCGCCCTGGAACTCGGTGATCAACATCGACAAGCGGATCCTCGACCTGGAGAACCCGTCGCAAGAGGTCATTGCCTCCGACCAGAAGCGTCTCGTGGTCGACGCCTTTGCGCGCTACCGCATCAAGGATGCGCTGCGCTTCTATCAGAGCGTCGGCTCGATCCAGGCCGCGAACCTCCAGCTCACCTCTCTCCTGAACGCGGCACTGCGCCGCGTGCTCGGCGAGGTCAACTTCATCACCGTGGTGCGTGATGAACGCGAAAAGCTGATGGGGCGCATCCGCGAGCAGCTCGACCGCGAAGCCGGCGGCTACGGCATCGAAGTCGTCGACGTTCGCATTCGCCGCGCCGATCTGCCGGAGCAGAACAGCCAGGCGGTGTACGACCGGATGAAGTCCGAGCGGCAGCGCGAAGCGGCCGAATTCCGCGCGCAAGGCGGCCAGAAGGCGCAGGAAATTCGCTCCAAGGCCGACCGCGATGTGACCGTGATCATCGCCGAAGCCAACTCGCAGGCCGAGCAGACGCGCGGCATCGGCGACGCCGAGCGCAACCGTCTCTTTGCCGAAGCCTATGGTAAGGATGCTGATTTCTTCGCCTTCTACCGGTCGATGACGGCCTACGAAAGCGGGCTGAAGCCGAATGACACCCGTTTCCTGCTGCGGCCGGACTCGGATTTCTTCCGGTATTTTGGTAACCCATCCGGCAAGACGGCGGCCGAGACACCGGCGAAACCGTAA
- a CDS encoding dihydrofolate reductase produces MEIVFVVAIAENGVIGAGNAMPWRLKSDLARFKALTIGKPVIMGRKTFESLPRRPLPNRTNIVITRDAAYRAAGAIVTTSAADAGAVALGDALRRSAAEIAVIGGAEIFRQWLDRADRLEITEVHARPDGDTHFDIDKAQWEETARVRHPAGPDDSADFSYVTYRRRPSH; encoded by the coding sequence ATGGAGATCGTCTTCGTCGTTGCCATCGCCGAGAACGGCGTCATCGGTGCCGGCAACGCAATGCCGTGGCGACTGAAATCCGACTTGGCGCGCTTCAAGGCGCTCACGATCGGCAAGCCCGTGATCATGGGCCGCAAGACCTTCGAATCCTTGCCGCGCCGTCCGCTGCCGAACCGTACGAACATCGTGATCACGCGCGATGCCGCCTATCGCGCTGCCGGCGCCATTGTCACGACATCGGCAGCCGACGCGGGCGCGGTTGCGCTTGGTGATGCCCTGCGGCGTTCAGCCGCTGAAATCGCCGTGATCGGCGGCGCTGAAATCTTCCGGCAATGGCTCGATCGTGCCGACCGCCTCGAGATCACCGAAGTGCATGCGCGGCCGGACGGCGACACGCATTTCGACATCGACAAGGCGCAGTGGGAGGAGACCGCGCGCGTCCGCCACCCGGCTGGCCCGGACGACAGCGCCGACTTCTCCTATGTGACATATCGTCGGCGGCCGTCCCATTAA